The genomic window GAAGCCGGAGTAGCCGCCGCGGACGAACTCCCGGACGATCGCCGGGTAGTCGATGGCCGGCTCGTCGCCGTGCTCGTCGATGTCGTAGAACTTCGCGTGGACGTGCCTGATCTGCGGCATGATGTCGGCCCACTCGGCCGGGTCGACGTGCCCGTGCATGTTGAACGCCAGCCGCGCGAAGGAGCCGAGCGACTCCGGGGCGATGCCCCGGGTGTGCAGGTACTGCACGAACTCACCGTGCCGGGCGTTGATGTCGGCGTCGGTCGCCCAGATCCGCTGCAGCTCCTCGAGGTCCTGCTGCTCGAGGCCCATCCTCGCGAGCTTGCGCAGGATCGTCGGTGACATGGCGTGCATGGTGGAGCTGAAGTCAGCGACGAAGCCCAGCCGCGGCGAGTCGATCTCCGCGTACGTCTCCCGGATCTCCAGCACCTTGGGCGAGTTCGGGCCGAGCGGGGCGTGCAGCTCCCAGCCCATGGTGAGGTCGAGCTCCTCGGCCACCGGCAGCAGCCGGCGGATCAGCTCCGGCTTGGCGCTCTGGATGCGCACCAGCGGGAAGCCGAGCGCGTGCGCGCTGCGGAACTGGGTGACGGTGAACTCGTACTCCTCGTCGGGCGTCATGTCCCGGTCGCGGCGTCGGCCCATGTCCAGGTTGCAGCCGAACGAGCTGGGCACGAAGCCGTGCCGGTCGAACGCGTCGCGCCAGGCCCGCACGAACTCGGGGGTCACCTCCGGGTAGGTGCGGATCGTCTGCGACGCGACGATCTCGATGCCCGGGCCGATGCCCGCGGCGTCGACGACGTCGAGCAGGCCGGCCAGGTCGTAGCGGCCGGCGGCCCACTCGCTGGTCAGGGAGTAGAGCGTCAACCCCAGCCGGATGCCGCTCCCCTCGACCGCCGGGGCGGCGACGCGGGCGGGCAGGGTCGTGGTCATCGGGATCCTCCGTGCGCGACGAGCGACCGGCGGTCGCTCGCGTGGTTGGTGACGTAGACCTGCGGGGCGATCTGCATGTAGGGCAGCCGCAGGTCGACGGTCACCTCGACGTCGACCTCCTGGCCCTCGGCCGGCGGCTCGGCGAGCGGGACGACCACGACGAGCCGGTCCTGGATGAACCAGAGGACGTCCCACTGGTCGGCCAGCTCCGCGACCCGGTAGGTCCGCCCTCCCAGCTCGACCCGCAGGTCGTCCTCCGGGATCTCACGGCCCTCGACCGAGACCCGGACGTCGCTGACGCTGGACAGCCAGAGGCTCCGGTACCAGGGGACGGTCAGGGCGATGCCGAGCCCCTCGGGGCGCCGGATCAGGCTGTCGTGGGACAGGACGGTGTCACCGGTGGCCATCAGGCGGCCTCCTCCTCGACGAGGGGTCGCAGCTCGCGCTGCACGAGGTAGCCGGCCAGCAGCGCGCTGGCGGCGGGGTGCGGGCTCTGGTCGCTCTCGACGACGATCCAGCCGTCGTAGCCGGCGTCGAGCAGGGCGCGGGTGACGGCCGGGAAGTCGACGAGTCCGCCGTCGGCGCCCGGCTCGGCGAACCAGCGCGGGACCTCCCGGGCACCGCCGCGCACGCGGACGGTCCAGTGCGCGTGCGGCTGCAGGTACTCCTCGGCGTCGTCGACGGCGAGGGCGTCCTTGAACTGCACGTGCCAGATCCGGTCGCCCGTCTGCGCGATGACCGCCAGCGGGTCGATCCCTCCCACGGTGAGCTCGCCGGTGTCGAGGGCGAGGCCGACGAGCGCCGGGTCCGTCCGGTCGAGCAGCCGGGGCACGTGGTCCCGGCGCAGGGCCGAGAGGAAGTCCACGTGCAGCGCCGTCCGCACGCCGTGCTCCGCCGTCGCGCGGCCGACCGCGTCCCAGCACGCCGCGACACGGTCGATCGCCTCGTCGTCCAGCGGCTCGACGTCCCCGGCGCCGGGCACCGGCCGCACGAGCAGCACCGAACCACCGAGCTCGGCGAGGGCCCCGGCGAGCCAGCCCGCCCGCGCCACGATCGCGGGCAGGTCGGCCTCCACCAGCGGCGACAGCGGCCCGGTCAGGTGCTCCATCGAGCGCTCCGCCGGGTCCCAGTACCAGCTGCTGACCGCGTCGAGCGCGCAGCTGCGCAGGAACTCCCGGAAGCCCGTGACCGAGCCGAAGTTGGCCGCGAGCTGCTGCGGGTTGCCCAGCGGCTCCCACCGCCCGGTGCCGTAGGTCAGCTCGACGCCCTCGAAGCCGGCGATCGACACGGTCTTGAGCGCCCGCTCGTGCTGCTCGCGGCGGACGAAGTCGTCGAACTGCGGCTTCCACTGGTTGATCGCATAGGACCAACGGATCGCGCTCACCGGTAGATCTCCTCGAGGACGTTCTTCGCGTACCAGCGGGAGATCGCGGTGCTCTCGGAGTAGTCGCCGCCCTCCTTGTTGGCCTTGTCGTGCTCGACGGAGATCCAGCCGCGGTAGTCGTTGTCGCGGACGGCGGTCATCATCGCCGCGAAGTCCACGAGGCCGTGCGGCGTGCCCATCTCGTAGAACCACTTGCCGGTGGTCGGCGCCATGATCTCGGAGTCGGGCCGGTGCCGGTGGTCGTCGCCGGTCGCGACGTTCCGGGTGTCCTTGAAGTGGAAGCCACTGACCCGGTGCGCGTGCCGCCGGTAGAAGGCCACCGGGTCGACCGACGCGATGCAGTGCTGGGCGGTGTCCACGAACAGCGACACGTACCGGTCGTCGGTGTGGCTGTAGAACGTCTCCAGGTCCGGCTCGCTCTGGATGCCGCAGAAGAACTCGTGGTGGCAGGTGAGCCGCACGCCGTACCCGGCGGTGATCTCCCCGACCTTGTTCCAGCACTCCGCCGTGTACTTGATCTTGTCTGCGGTGATCGGCTCCATGTCGTAGTAGAGCGTCGCCGGCATCACGATGATGTTGTCGAGCCGGATCTCCGACCAGCGGCCCATCGTGACGCGGAAGTCCTCGAGGATGTTCTCGTGCGTCTCCGGCAGGTGCGGGGCGTAGGTGCGGACGTCGTAGTCGGCGGCGTGGAAGGTGTTCACGATCCGCTCCAGGCCGTGGTCCTGGACCATCTCCTGGTACTTCGCCGGGCCGCCGTAGTCGCCGTACATCTGCCAGATCCGGAAGTCGAACGTGTCGATCGCGTCGAAGCCGGTCGCCTTGACCTGCTTCAGGAAGGCCGACATGGTCCGGTGCGAGTGCCACTGGTCGACCGGTCCGGCCGGCCCGTCGCTGCGCCAGTGGTCCATGTAGGACCACTTGATCCGGCGCTCGTCCGCCCCGGTCATCGCTTGGGGATCCCCAGCTCGTGCTGCAGGTACCAGCTGTTGAGCATCGCGAGCTCGGCCGGGTTGCCGCCGTGGTCGCTCTCGACGACCACCCAGCCCCCGTAGTCCCGCTCGCGCAGCGCCGCGACGAAGCCGGGCACGTCGACCAGGCCGCCCTCGGTGCCCAGCTCGAAGAACCAGCGCTCGATCCGCCGCCCGGCGCCGCCCTTGAGCATCGTCGACTCCGCACCCGGCATCCGGTACTCCTCGCCGGTGTCGGCGTAGCGGGTGTCCTTGAGGTGGACGTGGGTGACCCGCTCGGCGTCCTCCCGGTAGAAGGCGACCGGGTCGATGCCGCCGACCGTCAGCTCCGCGGTGTCGAGGGCGAACCCGACGGTCGCGGGATCGGTGGCGGCGAGCAGCGCCCGCAGTTCGTCGGCCGTGTGCACCGCGCCGAGGCAGTCGTAGTGCAGGGCGAGGCCGACGCCGGCAGCCGAGGTCAGCTCGCCGATGCGGTTCCAGACCTCACCGACCAGCTTGATGCCGTCGGCGTCCAGCGGCGGGGACATCCACGCCGAACCGACCGGGCGGACGACGAGCTGCTCGGCACCGACACCGGCGACGAAGTCGACGAGCGGGCGGGCCCACTCGACGATCGCGTCGTGGTCGGCCGGGTCGGCC from Geodermatophilus normandii includes these protein-coding regions:
- a CDS encoding sugar phosphate isomerase/epimerase family protein, whose translation is MTTTLPARVAAPAVEGSGIRLGLTLYSLTSEWAAGRYDLAGLLDVVDAAGIGPGIEIVASQTIRTYPEVTPEFVRAWRDAFDRHGFVPSSFGCNLDMGRRRDRDMTPDEEYEFTVTQFRSAHALGFPLVRIQSAKPELIRRLLPVAEELDLTMGWELHAPLGPNSPKVLEIRETYAEIDSPRLGFVADFSSTMHAMSPTILRKLARMGLEQQDLEELQRIWATDADINARHGEFVQYLHTRGIAPESLGSFARLAFNMHGHVDPAEWADIMPQIRHVHAKFYDIDEHGDEPAIDYPAIVREFVRGGYSGFFSSEWEGHAFADLDEADPVDLVRKQHDLIRRSITAALSDPPH
- a CDS encoding sugar phosphate isomerase/epimerase family protein — translated: MSAIRWSYAINQWKPQFDDFVRREQHERALKTVSIAGFEGVELTYGTGRWEPLGNPQQLAANFGSVTGFREFLRSCALDAVSSWYWDPAERSMEHLTGPLSPLVEADLPAIVARAGWLAGALAELGGSVLLVRPVPGAGDVEPLDDEAIDRVAACWDAVGRATAEHGVRTALHVDFLSALRRDHVPRLLDRTDPALVGLALDTGELTVGGIDPLAVIAQTGDRIWHVQFKDALAVDDAEEYLQPHAHWTVRVRGGAREVPRWFAEPGADGGLVDFPAVTRALLDAGYDGWIVVESDQSPHPAASALLAGYLVQRELRPLVEEEAA
- a CDS encoding sugar phosphate isomerase/epimerase family protein; the encoded protein is MRDTLRWSYALNQWNYRLDVFVRHEDQQRALKTVSACGFDHVELASGTGRWDNIARPEVILLNHGSHQGFLDFLRRARVQGVSSMFWDPQAPAEEEEGYAFRSTADPADHDAIVEWARPLVDFVAGVGAEQLVVRPVGSAWMSPPLDADGIKLVGEVWNRIGELTSAAGVGLALHYDCLGAVHTADELRALLAATDPATVGFALDTAELTVGGIDPVAFYREDAERVTHVHLKDTRYADTGEEYRMPGAESTMLKGGAGRRIERWFFELGTEGGLVDVPGFVAALRERDYGGWVVVESDHGGNPAELAMLNSWYLQHELGIPKR
- a CDS encoding C-glycoside deglycosidase beta subunit domain-containing protein; its protein translation is MATGDTVLSHDSLIRRPEGLGIALTVPWYRSLWLSSVSDVRVSVEGREIPEDDLRVELGGRTYRVAELADQWDVLWFIQDRLVVVVPLAEPPAEGQEVDVEVTVDLRLPYMQIAPQVYVTNHASDRRSLVAHGGSR
- a CDS encoding sugar phosphate isomerase/epimerase family protein, which produces MTGADERRIKWSYMDHWRSDGPAGPVDQWHSHRTMSAFLKQVKATGFDAIDTFDFRIWQMYGDYGGPAKYQEMVQDHGLERIVNTFHAADYDVRTYAPHLPETHENILEDFRVTMGRWSEIRLDNIIVMPATLYYDMEPITADKIKYTAECWNKVGEITAGYGVRLTCHHEFFCGIQSEPDLETFYSHTDDRYVSLFVDTAQHCIASVDPVAFYRRHAHRVSGFHFKDTRNVATGDDHRHRPDSEIMAPTTGKWFYEMGTPHGLVDFAAMMTAVRDNDYRGWISVEHDKANKEGGDYSESTAISRWYAKNVLEEIYR